Proteins from a genomic interval of bacterium:
- a CDS encoding zf-HC2 domain-containing protein produces MNCRKIEKFVDPYLSGDLSHSERALFEDHLSRCTSCQEVVAQFQALEILLDGASEWEVTPPPHLTQKIMANLPSRPGSGLLSWKFLHPVVAAASLVLAVGIGFLARDMLVDPQQAAVRFQQVQIIFFSPEASSVALIGDFNEWGQREITFAQSSDRGIWEFSMALDPGVYHYNLLVDGERWVANPKSSTLVPDGFGGYNSVLVVSEKCQDDCT; encoded by the coding sequence ATGAACTGCAGAAAGATCGAGAAATTTGTGGATCCTTATCTTTCAGGGGATCTATCTCATTCAGAGCGGGCGCTTTTTGAGGATCACCTGAGCAGGTGTACCTCTTGCCAGGAAGTTGTGGCCCAGTTCCAGGCGCTGGAGATCCTGCTTGACGGTGCATCGGAGTGGGAGGTAACGCCTCCTCCACATTTGACCCAGAAGATCATGGCTAACCTGCCCTCCAGACCGGGTTCAGGCCTGCTTTCATGGAAATTTCTGCATCCCGTGGTGGCAGCAGCCTCTCTTGTCCTCGCTGTCGGGATCGGTTTTCTCGCACGAGATATGCTTGTGGACCCGCAGCAGGCGGCTGTCAGATTCCAGCAGGTGCAGATCATCTTTTTCTCACCGGAAGCATCCTCGGTGGCCCTTATTGGCGATTTCAACGAATGGGGCCAGCGTGAAATTACCTTTGCCCAGAGCAGCGACAGGGGTATCTGGGAGTTTTCCATGGCCCTGGATCCCGGGGTTTACCATTACAACCTGCTGGTGGACGGTGAGAGGTGGGTGGCCAATCCCAAATCCTCAACCCTGGTTCCTGATGGATTCGGCGGTTATAACTCGGTTCTTGTCGTTAGCGAAAAGTGCCAGGACGATTGCACATGA